The nucleotide sequence GATGAGAGCGGTCGGTTTGACTCTTCTTCCACTGAAAACTATTGAACGACTTCTGATCTCATCGAAAACATCGTCGGAATCGGTAAAGAGGCAGGCGTTTGTAAGTTTTGAGATAAAGATACAGTAGTCTCGTTTACGTGGACGAAGAAATTCATCTCAGGGTATTCCGGAAGCAGCTGAATAGAACGCAGGTAAATGGGTGCGCTTTCAGTCACTCATTTAAGTGAGCGATACATTCGGATAATAGGCGATAGCAGTTGACCGATATTTAGGCCTATTCGTTATGTTGTAATGTGCTTGTTTAATTGTTATAGCTTTTAACTAGGCGACGTACAGTCCAATCATACAAATATTTTTTCACAGGCTTTGTATACTGCCAGTCACTGTAAACATCACCAAGTGAAAGTTGTAACCATAGCATTaagaattagaatactagaatggacatgaacgTTGTTATGATCATataaaggtcagccattttggtcaagttggtcaaccatggtttgccagtgctgtgattagatattgtgtaaaataatgtatttgaacaatttatctgcactgtatgtttgttagcaAGCTATAGCAAGCCGGTTTTAGAGGAATGGTTCCATTAATGGGTCAAATGAACTGCTAATAttccaacattccattcaaacaatgcaaTCAATCCAAAGCCTAACGGACTAAACTCCACTTCCGCTATCCATGGCCATACACCTGCCAAAACTAATTGATGACaggacttagacaagttgtaaatgcaacaagtactcatattgtatcatataatagcactcacAGCTTTACAAGAAAACGGAGACATTTCAGatctgtttacatatattttagaggctatttataaAGAAAATAGGTATAAACCCTGTATAAACTGTATGTATATTTAAATGACTATTTTATGTTGACAATAATTATATTACACAATTTCTAAAATATTACATGCATTTTATTTTCATGTATAAGTAAAATCAGGattatgcctctactgccattcattccaattagactgttTGGGATTCttccctgaccaatatggctgccattttcatcccattctggaactttgaggATCTATGAAATCCCTTCTAGTAATTTAACAGGATATCTATGGTTGGAACAATGTGTCTTCTGTAGTGTGTTCTGTCATCACAGCCACTCAAGGCGTGACTGGCACGCTTGACTCTGGATGACCACTGTTACAAGTTTATTCCAAAATGTTTTGAGAACTGTGAACTAAGGTCAATAACCATTAGCTGTTTCTTTTCTTTCCTACAAAAAAACAATATTGTTTGAAGACAGACTAGAGATGGGTGACTGGAATCTCAGCATTGGGACTTTGAGTGAAGGAGCTCAGAGCAGGTTAGCTGACATGCTGGATAATGCCAAATGTGGATGGAGACAACTTGCCAAAGTTGTCACTGAGGAACCTCGATTCCGCTGCAGGTGAGACTTTGAAATGAAACACTCAATGTTAATAGCATTGTCTCATAATCATTAGAGCTATGATGTTGATAACTGAGTCCGTACCCCATATTCTTTACAGAATAATTTGTCATCTATACCGAATGATAACACTCAATCTGTAACTTTTTTTAATGGCGATGTTGTGAAGCTGTGGAGTCTTAATGATGGTATAAAGCCATACAGAGAGAATGTCGATGTTTAGCCTGACCTGTTAGTGGTTTGTCACCATTTATTGACAGTGAGAATGAGATGACCAGCTGTTCGCTCCAGGTGCTCAGCCCGACAGGCAGCCCCAGCCGCTACCTCCTAGAGAGGCTGTCTGAGCGCTCCTGCACCCTGGGCTTCCTGCTGCACTGCCTGAAGAAGATGGAGCACCATGAAGCTGCGCAGTACCTCACTGCTAACGGTCAGTCTTaacctctgcctgcctgtctctctctgtgaaaTATATGATATCTGCTCTATTTTAGCAACACTACAGGTGTCCTCTGTCACCTTACTTGGTACCTCAGTCACtgtgcgtgtgtatatgtgtgtgtgtagtgatggAGCGGTTTCAGATCACAGTGCAGCCCCAGGCCCAGCATGCTACAGAGGGAGGCAGGGTTGTGCTGGTCTGTAAGGCTATTGGTCCTGCTGCTATGGGCTACCAGTGGTTCAAAGGCAAAGAAGAGGTCAGTCCATTGCATATTACAGtgattatacactgagtatacaaaacattaagaacaccttctctttccctGACAGATTGACCAGATGAacacaggtgaaagctatgatcccttatttatgtcacttgttaaatacacttcaatcagtgtaggtgaagggaaggggacaggttaaaggaggatttttaagccttaagacaattgagacatggattgtgtaggtgtgccattcagacggtgaatgggcaatacaaaagatttaagtgcctttgaacgaggtatggtagtaggtgccaggcgcacccgtttgtgtcaagaactgcaacgctgcaaaGTTATTCACGCTCAACCGTTTCCAgtctgtatcaagaatggtccgccacccaaaggacatccagccaacttgtttAAGGggtggggggtgcaactcaatattgggaaagtgttcctaatgtttggtatactcactgTGTGCCCACATACACTGTAAAGTGTATGAGTGAGATAATATATTCTCTCTTTAGGTGCTGGGTGGAAGTGGTCCAGAGCTGCTCCTTTGCCCTTTAAACCCAACCCACCAGGGACACTACATCTGCCGGGTCAACCATGGAGAGAACTTCGTCTTCTCCCAGTGGGCACATGTCCGCATTGTCAGGTCAGCTGGCTCCAGCACAGGTAACTCAATTCAACTATATTTTCATATATAGTTCAATCAGTAGAACTAATGTAGTCAATGCAACGATGGTATTAGAAGATTGTCTTGGCATTTAGGCTCTGCCCTTCCTGAATTCATCACATTGACTTCACCTTGCATTTTTTTTGTGTCATAACCATTAGGCCCCTTGGTTGTGTTTCAGGTGTCAGTAGCAGCTTCTTCCCTCCCTCAGTGAGTGGAGTGCGTATTGTCCGTCAGCCCCGGCCCCAGGTAGTAGCTGAGGGGGACTCCTTGTGTCTGGACTGCTTTGCTGAGGCCAACCCTCCTCCTCAGTACCAGTGGTACCACAATAAACAACTAATGCCAACAGGCAAGATAAGCACCCTGAGGGTCAGTGCCATTTTGGGTCCCCTGAATATatgattacttttttttttttttactctatgTTTAAAAAGCCTGTATCATAATTATAGGTCCAATTATGTCAGACATCTTGGGACTTGTATGTGTCTGTTCATTTGCTGTATATGATTGTCATGTTTGGAGTTGTTATGTGTTGTGGTTGTctgcagatactgtgtgtgaccaCAGCAGATCGAGGAATGTACAGCTGCAGGGTGTTCAACCTGTACCATGAGGTGTGGAGCGACCAGGTCCATGTCAAAATAGGTGAGAGTGGTGCATCTGCAATGATTGTATTGTCTGTTATTTCTGTTCTGTGGTCAGAATTGTACGACGTATTTTGTATGTTTCCTTTTTAGTGTTGGCTTAGTTGTGAGGATTCGTGCAGAAGTGGTTCTATGAATATGTTTTGATTGTCCCAGAAAGCACATGACACAGTGCTTTGACTGACTTCCTTGTTTGTGGTTTTTGTAGACCCTGGTTCCTCCATTGATGCCTCCTGGGGAGAAATAGACGCTGGTACAGACATGATAGTATTTTAACCAACTTCACTGTTTTTCTACTCCGTGTCGCACCAATGTTTTTGGGTGGTAATGTGATTAATTCATAACAATGTTATAAACAATGTTTTACAGCTGCCACACCTAGCCCTGCCAGGCAGATAAGTAAATTATATGGTAAGTGCAGTAAACAACATAGCCATCTAAAAGAAGATGCAGTGTCGAAAAAAAGCTTTATAAACATAAATGACTGTATATGATTGTCCATTTGAATAACATTAATAACAGAATGTTTGTGATATGTACCCTTTTTCCTCATACCTTAATTTCCTCTTGTTTTTCAAAGCCACGGACAAAGTGGCTCTTCTGATGGGCAACATGAACTACCTGCACCACAGGCCTCTGCGAGCGCCCATGGCTGACGTGCACGAGATGACCAACCTGCTGCGTCAGCTGGACTTCAAGGTGGTTTCTCTGCTGGACCTCAACTGGCAGGAGATGCACAGCGCTGTAACTGAGTTCCTACTGCTGCTCGACCGCGGCGTCTATGGTCAGTTTAGTTACTATAAGAAATCATAGTAGTTAAATAGTAATATTATTTGCATTGTCCAGCTGTGTCTAATAGTGCCGATCCCTTTCCCGTTCCTCCTCTCCCGTCATGTTCCAGGGCTTCTGTACTTTGCGGGTCATGGTTATGAGAACTATGGGAACAGTTTCATGGTGCCCATTGATGCCCCGGCTTCTTATACCTCAGAGAACTGCCTGTGGGTGCAGGATGTGCTACAGCGGATGCAGGAGCGAGAGACGAGCCTCAATGTATTTCTATTGGACATGTGTCGCAAAAGGTACAGTTCTCAGCATCAACTATGTGATTGGGCTCTATGATAATGTAATAATGATTTTGCTGTTATGTTGTAAATTAATTAATATCTGTAGTAAACTTGtactgttttagaaacttgaaCGACGGCGTCCCTCCACAGCCAGGGCAACTGAAAGTGACCGCAAACATAGTGTTTGGTTATGCCACGTGAGTTGCTTCTCTGCCAACTTAAAGTACCTCTTTCACTCATACACGTATCACAGAATGTGTTATATTAAATTAATCTCTGATTATGTCTAGGTGTGTGGATGCAGAGGCCTTTGAGGTGAATAAAGACGACCTGTCCAATGGAATCTTCATCAATTTCCTCAAACAGAGAGTCATGGACGACGAGAAGGTCACTGTCATGCTGGACAGGGTGGCCGAAGGTATGACTAATGAAGttgaaaaaaaactaaaacatatTTTGAAGTATTGTGACACTTGATATTGTGAATATCAATCTTTACAAATGActgttaacctgtctagcccccgggttccgctagcggaacccccccccacattccactgaaaaggcagcgtgcgaaattcaattttttttttttttttaaatatttaactttcacacattaacaagtccaatacagcaaatgaaagataaacatcttgtgaatccagccaacatgtccgatttttaaaaatgttttacagcgaaaacaccacgtatatttatgttagctcaccaccaaatacaaaaaagcacagacatttctttcacagcacaggtagcttgcacaaaacccccaaatagagatagaattagtcactaaccaagaaacaacttcatcagatgacagtcttataacatgttatacaatacatttttcaggtataaatcatagttttacattgcagctacaatcacaaatatcaccaaagcagctagaataactacagagagcaacgtgaaatacctaaatactcatcataaaacatttatgaaaaatacatggtgtacagcaaatgaaagacaaacatcttgtgaatccagccaatatttcagattttttaagtgttttacagtgaaaacacaatatagcattatattagcttactacaatagccaaccacacaaccgcattcattcaccacaatggtagcgatcgcaaaaaaacagcaaaatatataaatttattcactaaccttgacaaacttcatcagatgacagtcctataacatcatattacacaatacatatatgttttgttcgaaaatgtgcatatttagcggtacaaatcgtggttttacaatgtgaatacgtagccaaactgcacaaaattatccggatatatttctgacactcacctaatctaatcaaagaactcatcataaactttactaaaaaatacatgttgtacagcaaattaaagatacactagttcttaatgcaatcgccgttatagaattctaaaaataactttagtacgacatacagcttacgttatagcgagacagcgcctgcaatgagggcggaaaatagtactaaacattttccacagaaataacatcataaatggttcctacttttgctgagcttccatcagaatgttgtacaaggggtcctttgtccagaataaatcgttgtttggttttagaatgtcctcttcgcctgtcgaattagcaaccaaagctagccaagtggcgcgaagttgtccatcttcaccaaatgc is from Salvelinus alpinus chromosome 16, SLU_Salpinus.1, whole genome shotgun sequence and encodes:
- the malt2 gene encoding MALT paracaspase 2, which gives rise to MGDWNLSIGTLSEGAQSRLADMLDNAKCGWRQLAKVVTEEPRFRCSENEMTSCSLQVLSPTGSPSRYLLERLSERSCTLGFLLHCLKKMEHHEAAQYLTANVMERFQITVQPQAQHATEGGRVVLVCKAIGPAAMGYQWFKGKEEVLGGSGPELLLCPLNPTHQGHYICRVNHGENFVFSQWAHVRIVRSAGSSTGVSSSFFPPSVSGVRIVRQPRPQVVAEGDSLCLDCFAEANPPPQYQWYHNKQLMPTGKISTLRILCVTTADRGMYSCRVFNLYHEVWSDQVHVKIDPGSSIDASWGEIDAAATPSPARQISKLYATDKVALLMGNMNYLHHRPLRAPMADVHEMTNLLRQLDFKVVSLLDLNWQEMHSAVTEFLLLLDRGVYGLLYFAGHGYENYGNSFMVPIDAPASYTSENCLWVQDVLQRMQERETSLNVFLLDMCRKRNLNDGVPPQPGQLKVTANIVFGYATCVDAEAFEVNKDDLSNGIFINFLKQRVMDDEKVTVMLDRVAEDMGRCEITRGRQALELRSNLSERRALTDRIQSSGCPETTSARNLQWAIAHVLPKSRNLQFDCGVTVQLGFAAEFSNVMIIYTRILENPKEIASCSAHLTDFTEGLDMDLKMSNQENLLDAGSLLPMEILLPAELPGLYTRLKGLQRLKKELTFTVCLQYKYTNLDEEVHERQTVTVGKPLVSKLNLHEPRLPRSYSASSSFDLHSFSHSSSFPEGFGPSFPTSETSSIGSASTTWSYYSQPGVSATPSSPGKLNLPVEDDSPELFDSDTPQPLTTSKSLPHGQVEDLTYRFSNMHNFHSC